The Aminiphilus circumscriptus DSM 16581 genome contains a region encoding:
- a CDS encoding 3-isopropylmalate dehydratase large subunit, producing MGKTFAEKVLGKAAGYEVKANDVVTVEPHFCMSHDNAAPIAKTFKKIGVKNVWKPDALVFILDHAVPAPSDEHAVNHKEIREFVKEQGIPHFYDVMSNGGVCHQVMCEEGFALPGLIMVGSDSHTCTYGAYGAFSTGIGRSEMAAAWATGKIWFKVPESLKITVTGKFKKGVTAKDLILKIIGDIGADGADYMSVEFHGQGIADMTVAERMTLCNMGIEMGAKNAVCPPDEKVLDAIKGKAKSDKWEAIWADADAIYAKELAYNLGDLVPCVAKPHTVDNYAAIDAVKGTEIHQAFLGSCTNARIEDLRAAAEILKGRKVAVRTIVIPASWTVYRQAMKEGLFDTFLDAGCVIANPGCGPCMGNHEGILAPGETCISTANRNFKGRMGNKESFIYLASPLTVAASALTGKISDPREVL from the coding sequence ATGGGCAAGACCTTCGCCGAAAAGGTTCTCGGCAAAGCCGCCGGATATGAGGTCAAGGCCAACGATGTGGTCACCGTGGAGCCCCATTTTTGCATGAGCCACGACAACGCCGCACCCATCGCCAAGACCTTCAAGAAGATCGGCGTCAAAAACGTCTGGAAACCCGACGCACTCGTGTTCATTCTCGACCACGCCGTACCGGCCCCCAGCGACGAACATGCGGTAAACCACAAGGAGATCCGGGAATTCGTCAAGGAACAGGGCATTCCTCACTTCTACGACGTCATGTCCAATGGCGGCGTCTGCCACCAGGTCATGTGTGAAGAGGGCTTCGCCCTTCCGGGGCTCATCATGGTGGGCAGCGACAGCCACACCTGCACCTACGGTGCCTACGGCGCCTTCTCCACCGGCATCGGACGAAGCGAAATGGCCGCGGCCTGGGCGACGGGCAAGATCTGGTTCAAGGTCCCCGAGAGCCTGAAGATCACCGTCACGGGCAAATTCAAGAAAGGAGTCACCGCCAAGGATCTCATCCTCAAGATCATCGGCGACATCGGCGCCGATGGTGCGGACTACATGTCCGTGGAATTCCACGGCCAGGGCATCGCCGACATGACCGTGGCGGAGAGGATGACCCTGTGCAACATGGGCATCGAGATGGGCGCCAAGAACGCCGTCTGCCCTCCTGACGAGAAAGTGCTCGACGCCATCAAGGGCAAGGCAAAAAGCGACAAGTGGGAGGCAATCTGGGCGGACGCCGACGCAATCTACGCGAAAGAACTCGCCTACAATCTGGGCGATCTCGTTCCCTGCGTGGCAAAACCCCACACGGTGGACAACTACGCCGCCATTGACGCAGTGAAGGGAACGGAGATCCACCAGGCCTTCCTCGGGAGCTGCACCAACGCCCGCATCGAAGATCTCCGCGCCGCGGCGGAGATCCTCAAGGGACGCAAGGTAGCCGTGCGGACCATCGTCATCCCCGCTTCCTGGACAGTCTATCGCCAGGCCATGAAAGAGGGACTCTTCGACACCTTCCTCGACGCAGGCTGCGTCATCGCCAATCCCGGCTGCGGCCCCTGCATGGGCAACCACGAGGGAATCCTCGCCCCCGGCGAGACCTGCATCAGCACAGCAAACCGGAATTTCAAGGGGCGCATGGGCAACAAAGAGAGCTTCATCTATTTGGCGAGCCCCCTCACCGTGGCCGCTTCGGCTCTCACCGGCAAGATCTCCGATCCGAGGGAGGTGCTGTAG